The nucleotide sequence CTGATTCAGGATATGTTCACTTTGATTCCAGTTAGGCCTTTCTCCTTCTCAATTTCTCCAATAAAAAAGCTGCTCCCCTTCTGATGAAGGGGAACAGCTAAGCACATTATTTTGTTTCGCCGGTCCATTCAAGCATGCCGCCTGCCATATTACGGACTTTAAAACCTTGATCGCGCATATAATAGCAGACATTTTCACTGCGTCGGCCCGAGCGGCAGACAAAAATATATTCCTTCTCTTTATCAAATTGATCTAAGTGATTCGGGATGGTTCCCATTACAATGTGTTTAGCCTGCGGAATTTTACCGCCTGCCACTTCCTCATCTTCCCGTACATCCACAATTTCCAACTTTTCACCGTTGGCTAATTTTTGTTTAAGTTCTTCAGGTGTAATTTCTGGAATTGGCTCCATCTGTACCATCCTCTCTTTAGTTTGCTACGATGTTAACAAGTTTGCCCGGCACTGCGATGACTTTACGCACTGTTTTTCCGGCAATCTGCTCTTGCACCTTTTCATCGTTCATTGCAATTTGTTCCATCTCTTCTCTCGTTGCTTCCTTGGAAATCATTAATTTTGCTTTCATTTTGCCGTTTACCTGAACGACAATTTCCACTTCGTCGTCAACAAGCTTAGACTCGTCATATGTTGGCCATTGCTCATAACTGATTGTACCTTCATGGCCAAGCTTTTCCCACATTTCTTCTGCCAGATGCGGCGCAACCGGAGCAAGCAATTTAACAAAGCCTTCTACGTATTCTTTTGGAATAGCTGTTGCTTTATAACCCTCGTTAATGAATACCATCATTTGGGAAATAGCCGTATTAAAGCGTAAATGCTCATAATCCTCTGTCACTTTCTTCACTGTTTGATGATACACTTTTTCAAGCTCATTGCCTGAGTCTGTAATTTTCTCACTCAATTCGCCAGTCTCCTGAATGAACAAGCGCCAAATGCGGTCAAGGAAGCGGCGGGCACCGTCAAGTCCCGTTGTAGACCAGGCAATGGAAGCATCAAGCGGCCCCATAAACATTTCATACAGGCGAAGTGTGTCGGCCCCGTGGCTTTCCACGATCTCATCCGGATTCACGACATTTCCTTTCGATTTACTCATTTTTTCATTGTTTTCTCCAAGAATCATTCCTTGGTTAAACAGCTTTTGGAATGGCTCTTTCGTATGAACCACACCGAGATCATACAAAACTTTATGCCAGAAGCGGGCGTATAATAAGTGAAGCACAGCATGCTCTGCTCCTCCAATATAAATATCGACCGGAAGCCATTCTTTTAATTTCTCTTCAGAAGCGAGCGCCTCGCTGTTACGAGGGTCGATAAAGCGCAAATAATACCAGCAGCTTCCCGCCCATTGCGGCATTGTATTTGTTTCACGCCGGCCTTTTTTGCCCGTCTCTGGATCAATGACATTAACCCAATCATCAATATTAGCAAGCGGAGATTCACCTGTTCCACTCGGCTTAATTTCTGTTGTTACAGGAAGCATAAGCGGCAATTCTTCTTCCGGAACAGTGCTCATGGTACCGTCTTCCCAATGGATAATTGGGATTGGTTCTCCCCAATAACGCTGGCGGCTAAACAGCCAGTCACGAAGACGGTATGTTACTTTCTTCGTACCAATGCCTTTCTCTTCAAGCCATTCAATCATTTTCTGAATCGCTTCTTCTTTATTGAATCCGTTTAAAAAGTCGGAGTTTACATGTTCACCATCGCCAGTATAAGCTGCTTTTTCAACGTCTCCGCCGGCTACTACTTCCTTAATCGGCAAATCGAATGCTTGAGCGAACTCATAATCACGCTCATCGTGTGCTGGCACGGCCATAATGGCTCCAGTTCCGTAGCTCATTAATACGTAATCAGCAATCCAGATCGGCATCTTTTCTCCATTTGCCGGATTGATTGCATAAGCACCAGTGAAAACACCAGTTTTCTCTTTGGCAAGATCCGTGCGCTCCAGGTCACTTTTCGCTTTAATTTTATCTAAATAGCCAGCCACTGCCTCTTTTTGTTCATCTGTAGTAATTTTAGCCACAAATGGATGCTCCGGCGCTAAAACCGCATATGTTGCTCCAAAAAGTGTATCTGGTCGCGTTGTGAACACAGTAAATGTTTCATCATGACCATCAATAGCAAATGTCACTTCTGCTCCCTCGGAACGGCCGATCCAATTGCGCTGCATGTCTTTAATGCTTTCCGGCCAGTCAAGCTCCTCTAAATCTTCGAGCAAACGATCAGCATAGGCTGTAATTTTCAACATCCATTGCTTCATCGGACGACGTTCAACAGGATGGCCTCCCCGTTCACTCTTGCCATCAATGACTTCTTCATTGGCAAGCACAGTACCGAGAGCCGGACACCAGTTCACCGCTACTTCATCAATATAAGCGAGGCCTTTTTTATAAAGCTGCAGGAAAATCCATTGCGTCCATTTATAATATTCCGGGTCTGTCGTATTAATTTCCCGGTCCCAATCATAAGAGAAGCCAAGCGATTTAATTTGGCGGCGGAAGTTATTAATGTTCTGTTCAGTAAATTCTGCCGGGTCATTTCCTGTATCCAATGCATACTGTTCCGCTGGCAGTCCAAACGCATCCCATCCCATTGGATGAAGAACGTTATACCCTTGCATCCGCTTCATGCGTGATAGGATATCTGTTGCTGTGTAGCCTTCCGGGTGGCCGACATGAAGGCCAGCCCCTGATGGATAAGGAAACATATCAAGCGCGTAAAATTTTGACTGTCCTCTTTGTTCCTGTGTTTTGAATGTTTTATTTTCTTCCCAATATTGCTGCCATTTCTTTTCAACCTTTTGATGATCGAAACTCATCTGTAACACCCTTCCATGTTGAATATTAAAAAACTCCCGTCCCATAATTGGGACGAGAGTATATTTCCCGCGGTACCACCCAGATTAGTGCCTTCATTTGGCACTCTGCTTGACGTCTTTAACGCAGATCGGCGGCAGGCACTACTGTTTATGGTTCGCACCTGCGATTCCAAGGCGAGTTCATGGTATTCCGGACTGGCTTGCACCTCCCGCCAGCTCTCTAATTCCGAAAATCGTCACTACTATTCCTCATCATCATCTTTTACTTATTCAATCTACGACTATTTTAGACAAAATTGCCCACAGTTGCAAGCTTAAAGAGAAGATATGGAAGGAGATGGTACTTCTTTTTTCTTTTTTAATGGCCGATCGTAAATCATTGTTAATCCCATGCTAATAAGCAAGAAAGCCATCAGAGTGATAAATAGTATCGGCATGCCGTATAGATCCACGAGAATCCCGCCGAGCACCGGTCCAAACATCCGTCCGGCTGTTGCGGTGCTATTTACGATTCCCTGGTAAAACCCTTCTCTGCCTTTTGGTGATAATTGGCTGGCTACGGTCGGCACCGCCGGCCAGACAAACATTTCACCGATAGTTAAGATAAGCATAGCGGCGAGAAACCCTCTAAAGTCGCTTGCAAAAGCGGTAATAGCAAATGATCCCATGAAAATAAGAATTCCAATCATAATTTGCTTTTTTAAATTATCCTGAAAAGCCCGAACAAAAAAGTTAACGAGCGGCTGGCCAAATACGATTAACAAGCCATTAACTGTCCATAGAAAACTATATTCTTTCAGGCTGATATTTATTTCTTGTGTATAGTTTGCGATAGTCGACTGCCATTGAACATAGCCAACCCAGCAAAGCATATAAGCTGTACATAGTATGAAAAGTGCCGTCAGCTTGCTGCGGTTCTTCACTTTGCCATTTTCCGCAATGACATTTGTTTGTACTCCGGTCACATTGGCCATTTGGCGATAACCAAAAGCGGCTATGAGAAAGAAAACAATAAACATAGCCAAGTTGGCCGCAAAGATATAATTAAAGGAGAAAGAAGCAACAAAACCACCCATTGCAGAACCTAGCGCCACCCCGGCGTTTTGCGAAATATACACAGCATTAAATGCCCGGCGTCCTCCTTTTGGCCAAACCGCACCAACAAGCGCGTAGACAGCCGGAAAGATCGCTCCTGATCCGAAGCCGACAATCGTTAAAAAGATAACATAATGGGGCCAGTCATGCCACATTGTCATGCCAGCCATCGCAATCAAATTTAAGCCTGCCCCAAGTAAAATCGTTCTGTAACCACCAAGACGGTCAAATAACGCCCCACCGAGCAAATTGCCCACAACGGTAGCCCCAGCATTTAACATTAAAACAATCCCTGCTATCGACAAGGATTTTCCTAATTCACCATGTATGTAAATGGTATTGAGAGGCCATAAGAACGAAGCACCTGTCACATTAATCACCATGCCGATCACTAACAACCAAACTGCTTTTGGCATACTGTATCCCCTCCTGTTTTATTTAATTATTTCGAGTTCCAAAATAGTATTGTAGATCGCCAAGCCAAATTTTTCAAGCCGTTTTCTGAACTTAAAATTCTGACTAATCTTCCACGGATGAAGCTCGCTTTCTATTGCTTATTCATGATAAAATTTCCTTTATGCTGCAGCATTTGCCCAGCTTGAAAGAGAGGGTGAGTTTAATAAAGATGAATCCATTTCCTTACGCAAGTGACAATAAGCGCTATCATACATGGAATTATCATTTACGCAATCATTTTGGACATAAAGTATTCAAAGTTGCGCTGGACGGAGGGTTTGACTGCCCAAATCGTGATGGAACAGTCGCATTCGGCGGCTGCACCTTTTGCAGTGCCGCCGGGTCGGGTGATTTTGCCGGCAGCCGGTCTGACAGTCTGGAGAAACAGTTTCACGATATTAAAGGAAAAATGCATCAAAAATGGAAGAACGGCAAATACATGGCCTATTTTCAGGCATATACAAACACTCATGCTCCCGTAGAAGTGCTTCGCGAGAAATATGAAACTGTTCTTAGCCAGGAGGGTGTCGTCGGTTTATCGATCGCTACACGCCCGGATTGTCTTCCGGATGAAGTAGTCGAATATTTAGCTGAACTAAATAAGCGCACTTACTTATGGGTGGAACTCGGTTTGCAAACTGTTCATGAAAAGACGGCACAACTTATTAACCGGGCACACGACTTTTCTACTTATGTAGAGGGGGTAGAGAAATTGCGTAAGCATGATATCCGCATCTGTTCCCATATTATTAACGGCCTCCCTCTTGAGACACCCGAGATGATGATGGAAACAGCGGAGACAGTTGCCCGCCTTGATGTTCAAGGAATTAAAATTCATTTGCTCCATTTGTTAAAAGGCACACCAATGGTGAAGCAATATGAGAAAGGGCTGCTTGAGTTTTTATCTCTTGAAGACTATGTGAATCTCGTATGTGATCAGCTCGAAATCTTGCCGCCGGAAATGATTATTCATCGCATTACTGGCGATGGACCTATCAACTTAATGGTTGGCCCAATGTGGAGTGTCGATAAATGGACCGTGCTCAATGCCATTGATGCTGAATTAAAACGGCGTAACAGCTTTCAGGGCGCACGACACCTCGAACTTTGCAAAAAAGATGAGAAACGGATTAATTATTAAAACTAGTGGATTTAAAATAAATGCTGGCTGTCGACTTTGTCGACAGCCATGTTTTTTTATAAGCTTAAATAGCTTTTTTAACGGCATTTAAAATATTGTACATTTGTACAAGAAAATTTTTTTATCTAGCATTTATAGTAATAGGGAGCTTATCCAGATGTTAACGAAGTACATGCCTAACAAACGCCAGCCTGCAAAACCTTTGAAATGTATGCACTCTCCTTAGATTTATCAAAAGAAGGAGGTCCAAAATGAGCTTTGATACAAATCTTGATGATTATAACGACGAAATGGAACGGGAGAAGAACGACGTCCAAAAGGTAGACGTTTTCATTGAAAGAGATGGAGAACGAATTGTTGCTAAGTCCTCTGTTCCTGAAACAACCAAAATTGTTATCGTTATTAATAATCAATTCACCAGCACACCAAATACTACGCAAATTGCGAGCGGGGCTGGAAGAAATAGCACAGCAGGAAATAATGCCGCGATTGATTCGTCAAACACCGAACAACAGCAAAGTGTGGGAGCGGAAGGAGAAGCCAAAAACTTCGGCCTAAACGGCGATCAGCAAGAGCCGCATGAAAAACATGGAAGCTGGAAAGATGATGAGGAAGGAATTGTCATTGTTATCAACAATCAGATCAATCGATCCGAAGAAACAGCAGGAGCGACTCAGGTGGCAAGCGGCAGTGGAACAGACAGCGCCGCTGGAACAAATGCAGCCGTCGCGAGCTCTAATACGAAACAGCAGCACGCTGTCGGCGGAGACGGCATTGCAGTCAACGATGGCGAGAATGGCGACCAAGAGGAAGTCTAATGCCAAGCTTTAGTAAGAAAGAAAACCCGCTCTTTGTAGCCAAGAGCGGGTTTTCTTTCTTACTCCTTCTCCTCAGTTAAATCTTGAATGGCGACTCGTGTTCTTTCTTCCAATGGGCCTCTTAAATGAACAGTTGCCATTTTCTCCTCTTCATGCAGTTCGTCAATCCAAACGGAAACACCTTGGAATGTTACATCAATATCTGCAGATGAAGATACGATTTGTTTTGCTCGTTTTATATCCACATTACTTACCTCCTAAATGATTTCATGCGCTTATTTTTTGGAAGTAAGTAAATTTTATACCTCAAGCTATAAGGAGAATCCCTAATGATTCATTCTCCCTTATCCAATCAATAATGGCCCTATATTTTGACTCTCACCCAGCAGCATCCGTCGATCAGTCGAATTCTACGCGTATCCCGCCTTCGGGTATAGATGTTCCATTCTTTACAAGGGACATCCACTATACTTTGTGTCGTCTAATAGCTGGCCTCAATCAGGCAAGCTGTCTCAATCTTAAAATAAAAAACCGGCGCATTAGCAGCCGGTCTTTCTCTTCTATTTACTTATCAGTACTTTTAATGCCGGGTGCTCATCCGCCAACTCCCTAAGCTGGTCCATCACACGTTCCCGCATTTGTTCTGGTATTTGCTTTAGGCTCTTTTCTGCTTCCTCTTCCTGGTCAAGGTCAAGGCACGCAAGTATCCTTCCGACATAGCCTTCTATTTTGAAAGGGGCTTTTTTAATAAGTGCTTTATATTCTTTTAGGGCTGCCTTTGGTTCACCAAGGAAAAGAAACGAATCTGCGAGCATTTCCCGGACATCTGCATCAGCAGGATGCTTCTCCTTTAGCATAAGCAGATATTCCTGGGCCTCCTTAATATATTTGTCTTTTCCATTTTCTGTCCCATGTGCCAAAGCTGAAGCAGCTGCTTTAAAACAAAAATTGTCATCCTCATGGCGTTTTAAATATAATTTTAATACCTTTAATGCCTCGTCTGCTACCTCTCGCTCTAAGTAAAAAGAAGCCAGCTGGCTATAGTTCTCAGAGTTATCAGGATCTAACTCAATTGCCTTTTCATATAAAGCGATAATCACACTAATTAATCCAACCGTCTTCAAACCGCCAGCAATCTTCTTCCATATGCCGCTTTTCTCTTCCTCGAGCTTTTCTATATAAGGGACAAGTGCACTGCCGCTGTTTCTATATATAGCTGCTGCATCTTCTGAAGGTAGCTTCATGCTTTTGATCAACTTTTCAATTTTCAATAATTTTCTCGAACTGTACAGAGCTTTCATCCATGGGTCATACAAATGTTCATTGGTCGGTTCTTTTTGAATCAATGTTTTTATTAAGGCCAAGGCCTCTTTCTCCTGCCCGTTATCGGTATAAAGCTCCGCCAATTTTGCTCTCAAGTTTACAGCTTCTTCTTTCTCAAGTAAATGGATCGCTTCTCTCGTCTCCAATACTTCACTAAGGGCAGCCAAGCGCCATTCTTCATCGATTGTTCCTTGCAGATTGATCAAATGATTCTTTAATTTCTGCCGCTCGGCTGGAGAGGCCATCCACTCTGCAAGCTGCTTTATCTCGCATGCTTGCGGAATGGCTTCAAATACGCGAAATCGATACTTTTTCGCCTTCCCTATATCGTCCGCTTCTTCATATAAACCCGCCAACTCTTCATGGGCAGCAGTAAAATCAGGATCGATTTTGATGCACTCCAGCAAATGACGCTCGGCAAGCTCATGTTTCTCCAACGCTCGATACAGTTTTCCGAGGCGATAATGAGGAAAGGTGTTCTTTTTGTCAAGCTCTACCGCTTCCAACAAAAGCGATTCAGCTATAGAAAAGTTTTCCAGATCCTCCTGGAAAATCGCCTCATAACAATACAAATCACTTAACGGATACTGGGTTCGAAGCTTTTGCAAAAAAGTGAGCGCGCGGTGAATAAAAGGCGTATCTTCTACATATTCAACGTATAAAGAAACCTGTTCTCCTAATCCGCTGCCTTGTATTAATCCTGTTTCCATAAAACCAAGGCCAAGCTCCTTTTCCTTGTCTTTTTCAGCTTCTTCCATCATCATGGCGCCAGCTCTTACGTATATATCGGGGTTATCCGCAGGCTCAGCATAACAGCGAATAACATTTTCAGCCCGCTGCCAGTCCCCTTGCTTAATAATTGACTGTGCTTCGTATACTGCCGCAAGCAGTTCTCCATCACTGTCAAGCTGCACAGCCTGTTTATAAGCTTCCTCCGCATGGCTATACATCTCACGGCCCATGCGCGTATGACCGATATATAACCAAAGAATTCCTGTTTCTTCCGGCACCACTTCCTCTGTCCCTATTTGCAAATATGCTTCTGCCCGCTCCCACTTTTCTTCATTCATTCGAATTTCGGCAATGCGCAAATAAGGATAGGGTACTGCAGGATTCATCTCCATTGCACGCTTTAGCCACTTAATCGCTCGGCTATCCCCCATCTCCATATAGCAACGGCCAATTTCATATATATAATAATGATCCTGTGGATAATCTTCAGACAGCTTTTTAAACTCAGCCATCGCCTCTTGAACTGCTTCCGACTCCAATAACATAAGTGCGTATGTTGAGCGAATAAATTCATCTGTTTGCGCTTGCTCAAGCGCTATAAGCGCCCATTGCTGTGCCAACTGAAACTGCGAGAACTCTGCATAACATCGCGCTAAGTAGGCATAAGCAGAAGGCTGAAAAGGATCTTTCTCAAGTGAACGCTTTAAATGAAAAATAGCTCTCTCTGTTTGATCGTTCTGATAATCTACGATTCCGAGAAGAAAATGGGCGTAAGCATTTTTTTGCTTGATATGATGCATGGCACGTTCGAATTCCTCGCCAGTTTGGTCATGCATATAATAAGAATGAGCAATGAGCAGCTGGATCTCCTCATCATCCTCACCAAATCGCTTTTTTACATTTTTAATCCACTTATTCAGAAATGGCTTAGCTTTTGGGTGCTGAATCATCGTCAAACCGATAATAGAAGAAAAAATTTCCTCGTCATTTTCTGTCAGATAAGCGAGAAAATCAGCAACGACTGCTTCCGCATTCTCCTCCATTTGTTCTAAATAGACAAATATTTTTTGAAAGAACTTATGAGTGCGCAGATCTAGCTGTTCAAGCATCTCTTTTTGTTCTCCCTGAACAAACACGAGCGAGAGCCGATCTTTTAATCGATAAGTGTGCGCAGCTTCTTCATAAGGAACAAGCAGTGTTTCCAGCTCGTTAGGATCTTGAACAAACAACACTCCAAGTCTGTCATCATACCCGGTAACAAGCTGAACATGTGACTGGTTTTCAATCAGCATATCGAGTACGATCGGACATCCGTTATCAATGAAATGCTTGTATAACTCGACCGTCCCTTTAAAAAATGCAGAGGAGAAGCCTAAAGAAGCCATATAATCAATAGCTGTCATTAACTTGGAGCCAGTCACATCAAAAACGTGCTCGGCAACTTCATCCTGCGACACATTTTTTCCAGCTGTTTGCATCATCATTGAAAGGGTAGCCGGTACACAATAATTCAACTTTTGCCGAATTGGCTGAATCATGATTTGTTGATAAGCTTTATTCGGATCTATTGTCCGTTCACTAAATATTGTCTTTTCTAGCACTGTTTTGTGTGCGGCAATCCATTGTTTTAATTCATCCCACTTTTCCAGCTTGTAAAGCGCTTCGGCTTTTAAATAAATGAAATAATCCTTATTTTCATGAAAGGGATTTTTGTTATTTAAATAATCAGCATGATCAAGAATCGCTTGGAAGTCACCAGCCAGACGAAAGCTACGCATTTGTTCCAACTGAAATACAGGGCATTC is from Bacillus sp. PK3_68 and encodes:
- a CDS encoding rhodanese-like domain-containing protein — translated: MEPIPEITPEELKQKLANGEKLEIVDVREDEEVAGGKIPQAKHIVMGTIPNHLDQFDKEKEYIFVCRSGRRSENVCYYMRDQGFKVRNMAGGMLEWTGETK
- the leuS gene encoding leucine--tRNA ligase; the encoded protein is MSFDHQKVEKKWQQYWEENKTFKTQEQRGQSKFYALDMFPYPSGAGLHVGHPEGYTATDILSRMKRMQGYNVLHPMGWDAFGLPAEQYALDTGNDPAEFTEQNINNFRRQIKSLGFSYDWDREINTTDPEYYKWTQWIFLQLYKKGLAYIDEVAVNWCPALGTVLANEEVIDGKSERGGHPVERRPMKQWMLKITAYADRLLEDLEELDWPESIKDMQRNWIGRSEGAEVTFAIDGHDETFTVFTTRPDTLFGATYAVLAPEHPFVAKITTDEQKEAVAGYLDKIKAKSDLERTDLAKEKTGVFTGAYAINPANGEKMPIWIADYVLMSYGTGAIMAVPAHDERDYEFAQAFDLPIKEVVAGGDVEKAAYTGDGEHVNSDFLNGFNKEEAIQKMIEWLEEKGIGTKKVTYRLRDWLFSRQRYWGEPIPIIHWEDGTMSTVPEEELPLMLPVTTEIKPSGTGESPLANIDDWVNVIDPETGKKGRRETNTMPQWAGSCWYYLRFIDPRNSEALASEEKLKEWLPVDIYIGGAEHAVLHLLYARFWHKVLYDLGVVHTKEPFQKLFNQGMILGENNEKMSKSKGNVVNPDEIVESHGADTLRLYEMFMGPLDASIAWSTTGLDGARRFLDRIWRLFIQETGELSEKITDSGNELEKVYHQTVKKVTEDYEHLRFNTAISQMMVFINEGYKATAIPKEYVEGFVKLLAPVAPHLAEEMWEKLGHEGTISYEQWPTYDESKLVDDEVEIVVQVNGKMKAKLMISKEATREEMEQIAMNDEKVQEQIAGKTVRKVIAVPGKLVNIVAN
- a CDS encoding MFS transporter gives rise to the protein MPKAVWLLVIGMVINVTGASFLWPLNTIYIHGELGKSLSIAGIVLMLNAGATVVGNLLGGALFDRLGGYRTILLGAGLNLIAMAGMTMWHDWPHYVIFLTIVGFGSGAIFPAVYALVGAVWPKGGRRAFNAVYISQNAGVALGSAMGGFVASFSFNYIFAANLAMFIVFFLIAAFGYRQMANVTGVQTNVIAENGKVKNRSKLTALFILCTAYMLCWVGYVQWQSTIANYTQEINISLKEYSFLWTVNGLLIVFGQPLVNFFVRAFQDNLKKQIMIGILIFMGSFAITAFASDFRGFLAAMLILTIGEMFVWPAVPTVASQLSPKGREGFYQGIVNSTATAGRMFGPVLGGILVDLYGMPILFITLMAFLLISMGLTMIYDRPLKKKKEVPSPSISSL
- a CDS encoding TIGR01212 family radical SAM protein (This family includes YhcC from E. coli K-12, an uncharacterized radical SAM protein.) — its product is MLQHLPSLKERVSLIKMNPFPYASDNKRYHTWNYHLRNHFGHKVFKVALDGGFDCPNRDGTVAFGGCTFCSAAGSGDFAGSRSDSLEKQFHDIKGKMHQKWKNGKYMAYFQAYTNTHAPVEVLREKYETVLSQEGVVGLSIATRPDCLPDEVVEYLAELNKRTYLWVELGLQTVHEKTAQLINRAHDFSTYVEGVEKLRKHDIRICSHIINGLPLETPEMMMETAETVARLDVQGIKIHLLHLLKGTPMVKQYEKGLLEFLSLEDYVNLVCDQLEILPPEMIIHRITGDGPINLMVGPMWSVDKWTVLNAIDAELKRRNSFQGARHLELCKKDEKRINY
- a CDS encoding H-type small acid-soluble spore protein is translated as MDIKRAKQIVSSSADIDVTFQGVSVWIDELHEEEKMATVHLRGPLEERTRVAIQDLTEEKE
- a CDS encoding tetratricopeptide repeat protein, yielding MNTVVTKPPYVKTVSDLIETIQQLWALKSYNALQEWLEQVETEDEYYRLIRLADAGAMYRYSNFLATAANKRFRSVRTFSWYCYSLLEQGKSLEAEAKMKQRLFDEGVDSLTLEEKKAAWLLLVKALCQLHRYREAADYIRLIEESGTLLSPDQLADFYLETNNWEQAEQIVKKGLDLPFHERGDVSLLVYVDLLSRQGNHEAALHMLQKGTEVFPECPVFQLEQMRSFRLAGDFQAILDHADYLNNKNPFHENKDYFIYLKAEALYKLEKWDELKQWIAAHKTVLEKTIFSERTIDPNKAYQQIMIQPIRQKLNYCVPATLSMMMQTAGKNVSQDEVAEHVFDVTGSKLMTAIDYMASLGFSSAFFKGTVELYKHFIDNGCPIVLDMLIENQSHVQLVTGYDDRLGVLFVQDPNELETLLVPYEEAAHTYRLKDRLSLVFVQGEQKEMLEQLDLRTHKFFQKIFVYLEQMEENAEAVVADFLAYLTENDEEIFSSIIGLTMIQHPKAKPFLNKWIKNVKKRFGEDDEEIQLLIAHSYYMHDQTGEEFERAMHHIKQKNAYAHFLLGIVDYQNDQTERAIFHLKRSLEKDPFQPSAYAYLARCYAEFSQFQLAQQWALIALEQAQTDEFIRSTYALMLLESEAVQEAMAEFKKLSEDYPQDHYYIYEIGRCYMEMGDSRAIKWLKRAMEMNPAVPYPYLRIAEIRMNEEKWERAEAYLQIGTEEVVPEETGILWLYIGHTRMGREMYSHAEEAYKQAVQLDSDGELLAAVYEAQSIIKQGDWQRAENVIRCYAEPADNPDIYVRAGAMMMEEAEKDKEKELGLGFMETGLIQGSGLGEQVSLYVEYVEDTPFIHRALTFLQKLRTQYPLSDLYCYEAIFQEDLENFSIAESLLLEAVELDKKNTFPHYRLGKLYRALEKHELAERHLLECIKIDPDFTAAHEELAGLYEEADDIGKAKKYRFRVFEAIPQACEIKQLAEWMASPAERQKLKNHLINLQGTIDEEWRLAALSEVLETREAIHLLEKEEAVNLRAKLAELYTDNGQEKEALALIKTLIQKEPTNEHLYDPWMKALYSSRKLLKIEKLIKSMKLPSEDAAAIYRNSGSALVPYIEKLEEEKSGIWKKIAGGLKTVGLISVIIALYEKAIELDPDNSENYSQLASFYLEREVADEALKVLKLYLKRHEDDNFCFKAAASALAHGTENGKDKYIKEAQEYLLMLKEKHPADADVREMLADSFLFLGEPKAALKEYKALIKKAPFKIEGYVGRILACLDLDQEEEAEKSLKQIPEQMRERVMDQLRELADEHPALKVLISK